The nucleotide sequence CTTTGGATTTGCCCAGAATTTCATCCACGCTGGTTCCCAGAATCAGAGAGAGCTGAGGCAGTTTGGAGATATCCGGCATGGAATTGCCTCTCTCCCAGTTACTTACCGCCTGATAGCTGACGCCCATTTCGTCTGCCAGCTCCATCTGGGTTTTATTTTTTTCTTTTCTCAATGCTGCAATTTTCTTTCCGACTATTCTTGTATCAAACATAATTTTTCTCCTTTTCTCTCTTTCTCAGTTCAGGCAATTGCCTGCTATCTCAGTAACTGTTTCATCCGTTCCAGTTCCACTCCCGCAGTATGCCGCATGGTTCTGATGGATTCCTGTTCTGACACATTGTAATAAGCAATGCCCGTATCTTCTGTTATCATACCATGAATGGAATTTTTTGCCATACCTTTTCCAAATTTCCTGTTTAACGGTATTTTCTTCATCTTTTCCTCCTTTGAGACCTGTTTCTCTGCTGCTGAATCCATACTACCAAAACTGCGGGAATCCGGACAGCAAGCGGTGGTTGAGTATGCTCAAGGGGTGGTTGAAAAACAGCAGGCCTGCCTGTTCCCGGTTCCGGGACAGACTGCCTGCTGCAGTATTATCCTGTTAAAATTATTCTTCCTCCAGATATCGTTTCAGTTCTTTCACCAGTTTGTAAACCGTTGTACCAGGATCATATTCCGAGGGTTTCTTTCCGCTCTTTTCATACCCGGCCATCTGTTTTTCCGCATTTGCTATTGCGGTATCCACACCATCCTTTACCAACTGGTAAATATGGGTATCATTTTTCCTGTATTTTCCTCCTCCGATTTTATATTTCCTGAAAATTTCATCCAGCTTTGCCCGCCATTCATCCCGATGAAGGGCCGAATCACTGTAACAGAAATGCAGATATAACCAGTATTCAAAGGATTGATTGCTCCATGCAATCTTATATCCTTTTTCTTCTCCTGTACTTATGGCCTGGTCAAAATCCCGGAAATCGTCTTTATCAAAAACCACCCATACATTCTGATAGATAATCCGGGCTTCTTTTACAAGCCGGTCAGTAATTTCTATCAGCTTCCCTGTTCCGCAGCCTTCTCCCCGAATCTCAATCACCGGCGCCTCCACCACTTCAATATTTCCGCCTGTTTTTTCTTTTATCAGTTGCTGCATTCCTTTAAAGTATAAGGGCTCCGTTCTCTTTCCTTCCGTTACAATCAGAAAAGAATTGGCTTTCGGTTTCCTGTATTCGTGCTTTCTCTGCTTTCTGGCCGCCCTGCGCTTTTTAAAAATATCATCTGTCCCCACTTCATTCCCCCTCTTTCATTTCGAATTCTTTCAGAAGGGGAATCCCGCCATATACGCCGGCCAGATAATCTTTCTCAAAGGAAGCGTCTGATCTGACCTTAAAATCAGATAATGCCAGCAGCGTCGAATATCCGTATTCATCCTTCTGGACAAACCAGATCTGATCTCTCCGGAAAAACTTACGGTCCATCAGCGTTGTATCATGAGTGGTATAAATCAGTTGTGCAGTGGAATTCTGCTCATAAAATAAATCTACAATAAATTTCAGCAGCAAAGGATGCAGCTTTATATTGAGTTCATCCACAAACATCGCATAATTATGCAAAATCACCCTGCGGGCGTATATAAAAATCATGATACTCCTTATGGTTCCTTCCGATTCAGAAAAAAGATTCAGCGTGTAATCCTCCCCATCCTTTCCTCTGTGCGTGGTATAAAAATTAATGTTTTTTCCTTCTTCTTCATAAACAATATCTTTTATTCCCGTGTCAATGGCAGTTAAAAATTCCACCAGTTTTTCTTTCTCTTTGTCAATCATTTCCGGAAGGCGCTTTTTCAGCATTCCCGTGTCTTCCCAGAGACTGTCAGAAGCCACCAGGATATTAATAATTCCCATATACGCCGTTCTGAAAATTCCTGTTTTGAGTTTCAGTTTGTTAAAAAAAGAAAGCACCAGCGCGTCAGCCGGAATCTGTTCTTTGTATACATCGCATTCCTTTCTGACCACCGGTCCGAACACCACATCTTCTTCTGTCCGCTCAAAAACAGTTATCTGCCTGTTGGTTTTCAGACTTTTTCGATACAGCCATTCTGCCGCAATGAAATCCGCATTATATTCAAATCCATAAGTATACTCAAATCCATCCAGAATCACCACAATCTGAA is from Lachnospiraceae bacterium JLR.KK002 and encodes:
- a CDS encoding RloB family protein, yielding MGTDDIFKKRRAARKQRKHEYRKPKANSFLIVTEGKRTEPLYFKGMQQLIKEKTGGNIEVVEAPVIEIRGEGCGTGKLIEITDRLVKEARIIYQNVWVVFDKDDFRDFDQAISTGEEKGYKIAWSNQSFEYWLYLHFCYSDSALHRDEWRAKLDEIFRKYKIGGGKYRKNDTHIYQLVKDGVDTAIANAEKQMAGYEKSGKKPSEYDPGTTVYKLVKELKRYLEEE
- a CDS encoding ATP-binding protein produces the protein MLVQFMVRNVLSFKEETILDMTAINAYKEHECNLIDNGTKEKFLRVAAIYGANASGKSNLHLAMVYFKNIIFGSFNNVENGETAIDKYYFPFSFEDDEENSEFQIVVILDGFEYTYGFEYNADFIAAEWLYRKSLKTNRQITVFERTEEDVVFGPVVRKECDVYKEQIPADALVLSFFNKLKLKTGIFRTAYMGIINILVASDSLWEDTGMLKKRLPEMIDKEKEKLVEFLTAIDTGIKDIVYEEEGKNINFYTTHRGKDGEDYTLNLFSESEGTIRSIMIFIYARRVILHNYAMFVDELNIKLHPLLLKFIVDLFYEQNSTAQLIYTTHDTTLMDRKFFRRDQIWFVQKDEYGYSTLLALSDFKVRSDASFEKDYLAGVYGGIPLLKEFEMKEGE